A region of the Oceanococcus sp. HetDA_MAG_MS8 genome:
TCGGACTTTTAATCCGCTGGTCGCTGGTTCGAGCCCAGCACGACCCACCACCAGATCAAAGAATGAGGCCACCTTAGCGGGTGGCCTTTTTCTTTTGGTGCAAAGAAATGTCCAACACCGCTCCTAGAGTGCGACTGCTCTAAGGAAACAAATCGCTGCATCGAAAGAATGTATCGATGGCGCAAATCCCCGGCTAGTTGATCCCGTCTGCCTGCGCCTGAAGCCCGAGACAAGGGTTAGGGCTGGCCGATACCCCGACAACAACACAGCTTCCTTTGCCACGGGATTAGGTGGCAGCCACGAGTCCCGGCCTGAGGGTCACCAAAATTCTGTTGCCTCAAGCCGGTCTGCAAAGCGCGCGTGGTAGAGGTTCCGTCCCGCTACGCTAGTGCCCGGATCAGGCTTGGCCGCATAAACCATCGGCGGCTTTTGGCTCGGTCTCAAGCTCCAGCTACGCCTCAAGCCATGAGGTAATAAGCCTTAGCAGCTCTCAGAACATAGGTATGTGTACGGATAGGCCTGCCATGATCGCTGACGTATGTTGACCGTCTGCACAATGCGGAGTCTGGTCGTGGCATTGAAGAGTGAAACACATATCTGGGTGGGGTGTCTGCTAAGTATGGCGCTGGCACTGGCGGCCTGCGGCGGTGGGGGAGGGGACGGGAATAACGAGAGAGTTCCACGCAATACTGCTGAAGCGGTGCGCAAACAGCAGCAAGCGGCTGCGGATATACAAGGTCTGGTAGAGGAGCTAATTAGCGAAGAGAGCGCGGCCAGCCAGGCACTCGATGAGGAACGCTATGCCGACTTCGATGCCTACTGGTTGGAGCGCTATCCGGGGTGGGTGGATCGTTTGGATGCCGCCGCTGAGGAATTTGCCACAAGTGAAGAGTTTGTACGCGATCTGGCCCTGGACCAGCAAAGCAGTACCAAGGCCGTACCGGTACCCATTGTGCTGCTCGCCGCCGCGACCATCACCACCATTGCTGCGGCCGAAAAAGAACGTTTGGCCAGAATCAATGATGGCGTTGAAGGTAATGAACGCGAAGCTTTAATTGAGGCGCGCACCAGGGCTCTGCAACAACAGGGCCTGAATGAAACTCAGGCTCGCACCCGTGCCATCGCCGATGTCACCCAGGTTCTGGTGCTACAAGGCCTAAAGAATGGTATCGAGCACGCACGCCAGTTTGTGGTGGAACAGGTCCCCAACTTTTTTAGCGGCTACCTGCCCGAGCCCGTGTCAGGTGCATTGGATCTGGCTGAGACCTCTGGGCGCCTGGAGCAAATTCGGGACGGCGCTACAGTGCTCTTGAGCGATACAGACTGCGCAACCGACTCCCAACGCAAGCTTGAGCAGTTTCCGGTCTGCCGCTTGGTGATCTGCGATCCTGCCGATTTGAAGTGCAGTGGTGTGCCCCCTGGCGACTGGGCGGTTGGGGTGTTTGATAGCGAATTTGTGCGCGACGAAGTAGCGACCCCGGTTAGCTCGGGTGGTACCAGCACAGCGGATCTGTCCTTGTTTACTCCAACCGAGGCCGATGCCGCCAACCAGCCAGACAATGACAATGGCGGCGGCAGCTTTAATCCCATTGTCGAAGTGGATTTCTCGCTGAGCGTAACCGCCCAGGGCACCCGCTTTGGCGAACAGGACCCGCCTGGCGGTGTCACCCAAGCGAGGCTGGTGTCGGTCAACGTGACCATGCTGCAGCCCGAGGGTCCCTTTAGCTGCTTCTTTTTTGAGGGTACGCCCGAGCAAACTGGTTTCGCCTTCACACTCCAGCAGACTGGAAGCTCCGGAGGTACGGCTACCAATGTTCAAAGCCTCGCCGGGGGACTTATGCGGACCAGCGATTGCGCGCTGATGCCACAGTTCAGCCTGGTGCGCGAGGAAACCCTGCAATCGGACGCCAGCGTGGACATCTCAGACTTGGACGCCCTGTTCAACAACGTGCCCAGAGAGAGTATTAGCGGTGGCAGCAGCTTTAACGATGCCAGCCGCATTACTTTTGGCTTGAGCGGCAGTGCAGTCTGTGACGCCATCGGTGATTTTGATCTGCGGGAAGATGATGGCGAGTACATCGCTGAGTCGGCAACTTGCGATGGCAGCAGTCGCTTGGAGGTGATCTTCCGTCGCTGACGGGGCTAAGAGCCTGGCTTAAGCCCCGCAGGCGCAGTGATTAAGCGCTGAAACCGTTGCTTCAGCGGTAGACGCCGCGTTCACAGCATGGGCAATTGCGTTTGCAGGGGCGCGGATTGGTCCCGAGCAAAGGTTTGTAAGCCGAGCCCCAATAGGCGCGCCGGTTTTTGCCCCCGTTGCCAGGCCTTTGTCAAAAGCTCTTGAAAGTCTTTGTGCAAGGCCTCGCGATCCCATTCGTAGGCTGCCGTACAACTGGCTGTGGTGAGCTGAAAATCATGGAATTTGAGCTTGAGCACCAGCCCCTTAAACTGATACTGCGCCGCCGCCTTAGACCACCGCCGTTCCAACTCCAGGAGTAACTCTGGCAGGCGCTGACTCAGGCTCTGTAGATCTGCGAGGTCTCCAGAGAAAGTGCGTTCCACACTCAAGCTTTTGCGCTGGCGGTTCACCCGTACAGGCCGATCATCGATACCGCGGCATAACTCATACAAGCGCCGACCAAACTTCCCGAAGTGTTGGGTGAGGGTATGCTCTGGAAGGGCGCGCAAGTCCTGGCAAGTTTTGAGACCCATCTGATGAAGCTTGTCTTCGGTCACCTTACCGACGCCGAAAATCTTTCCCACTGGAAGATTGGCCACAAAGGCATCAACTTGGTGCGGTTTCACCACGTATTGCCCGTTGGGTTTGCGCCAATCACTAGCAACCTTTGCAACGAATTTATTCACCGAGATACCTGCAGAGGCCGTGAGCTCGCGTTCTCGCCATATGGTTTGGCGAATATCCGTAGCAATGCGCGTCGCTAATTGGCTAGCCGCCGTCACATCCAAAAAGGCTTCATCCAAGGACAGCGGCTCTATAAGGTCGGTATACCGCGCAAAGATCGCCTGAATATACTGTGACTCTTGTTTGTATTTGGCCATATCCACCGGCACCAGCCTAAGCTGTGGACAATGCCGTAGGGCAATGGCCGTAGGCATAGCCGAGCGACAGCCATACGCCCGCGCTTCATAGTTCGCTGTAGTGAGCACGCCCCGGCCACTCCTTGAGCCGCCTACCGCCAAGGGCTTACCGGCCAGCTCGGGCCGATCGCGCATCTCTACGGCCGCGTAGAAGCAGTCCATATCAATGTGAATGATTTTCCGTGACACGCTCGGCTAGACGGAGACAAGTCGCCAAGTGAGGAGTCTAGTCAGTAGTGGAGTAGAGTGCATGAGCACTCAAAGGCCTATTCCACGAGTGGAATCACGCCGCCTGGTATATCCATCTCTGTGGACTTGCTTTGCAGGCGAGGATCGTAGGCGAACTCCACACTCAGGAAGGGCTGCAAGGGATCCGTAGTGTCCCATTGGTAGG
Encoded here:
- the dinB gene encoding DNA polymerase IV, whose translation is MDCFYAAVEMRDRPELAGKPLAVGGSRSGRGVLTTANYEARAYGCRSAMPTAIALRHCPQLRLVPVDMAKYKQESQYIQAIFARYTDLIEPLSLDEAFLDVTAASQLATRIATDIRQTIWRERELTASAGISVNKFVAKVASDWRKPNGQYVVKPHQVDAFVANLPVGKIFGVGKVTEDKLHQMGLKTCQDLRALPEHTLTQHFGKFGRRLYELCRGIDDRPVRVNRQRKSLSVERTFSGDLADLQSLSQRLPELLLELERRWSKAAAQYQFKGLVLKLKFHDFQLTTASCTAAYEWDREALHKDFQELLTKAWQRGQKPARLLGLGLQTFARDQSAPLQTQLPML